One window of the Nicotiana tabacum cultivar K326 chromosome 4, ASM71507v2, whole genome shotgun sequence genome contains the following:
- the LOC107783607 gene encoding U-box domain-containing protein 40-like yields the protein MYSPFRKVKGEMGGGHSKSKWKIFIYRSSSSSSKFDKKDPPKELLCPIYGSLMYDPVVVSSGQTFERTSVQVCKDLGFKPQLPNGSSPDFSTVIPNLALRTTILSWCEKSGAEKPQPPDYYAVESTVRTLMPSSSVSTTKEDPRIRVSERELLKSVAENPPVLLSHAASELTPRNNHHFYSPSSSEESVIANNSPLLPFTTRPSCYSSSSSQSTSSEIIVSDDVPSSASTSSEDDYYVVQFKKLDVYDQEQAVISLRKSTRTDEEARVSLCTPRLLSALKPLMVSRYAGIQTNAVASLVNLSLAEVNKVKIVRSGITPMLIDVLKGGFEESQEHAAGAIFSLALEDDNKTAIGVLGALQPLLHALRSGTERTRHDSALALYHLTLVQSNRAKLIKLGAASTLLGMLKSGDMAGRLVLVLCNLAVCQEGKTALLDANAVEVLLGILRKGSELDESTRENCVAALYSLSHGSLRFKGLAKEAKAAEILQTVVERGSERAREKVERGSERAREKAKRMLISMRGRYKEDDDEEEVDWEGVLEGRVSQTRYRVGRTTHNLNSTEF from the coding sequence ATGTATTCCCCTTTCAGAAAAGTTAAAGGGGAAATGGGTGGTGGACATAGTAAATCTAAATGGAAAATCTTCATTTACAGgtcgtcttcttcttcctccaaatTCGATAAAAAGGATCCTCCAAAAGAACTCCTCTGTCCCATTTATGGATCTCTGATGTATGATCCAGTGGTGGTGTCTTCCGGCCAAACTTTCGAGCGCACTTCTGTTCAAGTCTGTAAAgatttagggtttaaaccccaaCTTCCCAACGGCTCAAGCCCTGATTTCTCTACCGTGATTCCTAATTTAGCTTTGAGGACGACGATTCTCAGCTGGTGTGAAAAGTCTGGAGCGGAGAAGCCTCAGCCACCCGATTATTACGCCGTCGAGTCCACTGTCCGCACTCTAATGCCTTCTTCTTCTGTTTCGACCACCAAAGAAGATCCCAGAATACGAGTTTCAGAGAGGGAGTTGCTTAAAAGCGTAGCGGAGAATCCACCTGTGCTCTTATCTCACGCCGCCTCTGAACTGACCCCAAGGAATAATCATCATTTTTACTCTCCTTCGAGCTCAGAAGAATCTGTCATCGCTAACAACTCGCCGCTGCTCCCTTTTACTACTCGTCCCTCCTGTTATTCCTCTTCGTCGTCGCAATCGACTTCGTCGGAAATTATAGTATCCGATGATGTCCCGTCCTCTGCTTCCACGTCATCCGAAGATGATTATTACGTTGTACAGTTCAAGAAATTAGACGTTTATGACCAGGAACAAGCTGTAATTTCACTGAGAAAAAGCACCAGAACAGATGAGGAAGCTAGGGTTTCACTGTGCACGCCGCGGCTTTTATCGGCTCTGAAGCCGCTGATGGTCTCGAGGTACGCCGGGATTCAGACGAACGCCGTCGCCTCATTGGTCAACCTCTCGCTGGCGGAAGTCAACAAAGTGAAAATCGTTAGGTCAGGGATTACTCCTATGCTAATTGATGTTTTGAAAGGCGGCTTCGAGGAGTCTCAGGAGCATGCAGCCGGCGCCATATTCAGCTTGGCGCTGGAAGATGACAACAAGACGGCGATTGGAGTGTTAGGCGCGTTGCAGCCGCTTTTACACGCGCTGAGGTCGGGGACCGAGCGGACTCGTCATGATTCAGCATTGGCCCTTTATCATTTAACCTTGGTGCAAAGTAACCGGGCTAAGCTCATTAAACTCGGAGCCGCGAGTACGCTTCTGGGAATGCTGAAATCCGGCGATATGGCGGGTCGGCTGGTGTTGGTATTGTGCAATTTGGCGGTGTGTCAAGAGGGGAAAACGGCGTTACTGGACGCCAACGCGGTGGAGGTACTATTGGGGATACTGAGAAAGGGGAGTGAGTTAGATGAGTCAACTCGGGAGAATTGCGTGGCGGCTCTTTACTCACTGAGTCATGGTAGTTTGAGGTTTAAGGGGTTGGCGAAAGAGGCGAAGGCGGCAGAAATATTGCAGACGGTGGTGGAGAGAGGGAGCGAGCGGGCGAGGGAGAAAGTGGAGAGAGGGAGCGAGCGGGCGAGGGAGAAAGCAAAGAGGATGTTGATTTCCATGCGAGGAAGGTACAAGGAGGATGATGACGAAGAAGAGGTAGATTGGGAGGGAGTATTGGAAGGACGAGTGAGTCAAACTCGGTACCGAGTTGGAAGAACTACTCACAATCTCAACTCAACCGAGTTCTGA
- the LOC142179859 gene encoding uncharacterized protein LOC142179859 produces MHDFIMAKDSELWDVIRDGPFVPMKTVGEGTTTIPKMRKEYNDADRKAIEKNFRAKKILVCGIGPDEYNRISACQSAKEIWEALQTSHEGTTQVKQSKIDMLTTEYKLFRMKDDESI; encoded by the coding sequence atgcatgatttcatCATGGCTAAGGACTCAGAGTTATGGGATGTAATCCGTGACGGACCTTTTGTTCCCATGAAAACTGTTGGTGAGGGAACAACTACAATaccaaaaatgagaaaagagtACAACGATGCTGACagaaaggctattgagaagaatTTCAGGGCAAAAAAAATTCTTGTCTGTGGCATTGGTCCTGATGAATACAACAGGATATCGGCATGCCAGTCAGCCAAAGAAATCTGGGAAGCTCTCCAGACATCTCACGAAGGAACAACACAGGTCAAGCAatccaagatcgacatgctcacaACTGAATACAAGCTCTTTAGGATGAAGGACGACGAGTCCATTTAG